A single window of Labrus mixtus chromosome 23, fLabMix1.1, whole genome shotgun sequence DNA harbors:
- the LOC132958120 gene encoding zinc finger protein 239-like: MENPDPNPEQNHNQNTPASCTKGTDVQRWRGKEEPQSDTSFQTSTSLKTEREKPYSCDLCEKTFARLTHLKNHQSVHTGEKLHCCRLCGKAFARAGSLRVHFRIHTGEKPFTCDQCGATFSHRGHFKTHQNIHTGERQTECDQCGKMFTNAAALKYHLRIHAGEKPHKCEHCGKSFTRRSPLIRHLRIHSGEKPYWCDVCGKHFARGSAMKVHRRLHTGEKPYWCDQCGKTYAASGSLNLHKRCHTGDF; the protein is encoded by the exons ATGGAGAACCCGGACCCGAACCCGGAGCAGAACCACAACCAGAACACACCGGCCTCGTGTACCAAAGGAACCGACGTTCAG agatggagaggaaaagaagaacCGCAGAGTGACACATCCTTCCAAACATCGACGTCtttgaagacagagagagagaaaccgtACAGCTGTGACCTCTGTGAGAAAACGTTTGCTCGTCTGACTCACTTGAAGAACCATCAGAGCGTTCACACGGGGGAGAAACTACACTGCTGTCGGCTGTGCGGGAAAGCGTTTGCTCGAGCAGGTTCTTTAAGAGTTCACTTTCGCATTCACACCGGAGAGAAACCGTTCACCTGTGACCAGTGTGGGGCCACTTTCTCACACAGGGGCCACTTCAAAACTCACCAGAACATCCACACCGGAGAGAGGCAGACCGAGTGTGATCAGTGCGGGAAAATGTTCACCAACGCCGCCGCCTTGAAGTACCACCTACGCATCCACGCCGGGGAGAAACCGCACAAGTGTGAGCACTGCGGGAAGTCCTTCACCAGACGGAGTCCTCTGATCCGTCACCTGCGCATCCACTCCGGAGAGAAGCCGTACTGGTGCGACGTGTGCGGCAAACATTTTGCTCGAGGGAGCGCCATGAAAGTCCACCGCCGCCTTCACACCGGAGAGAAACCGTACTGGTGTGATCAGTGCGGGAAAACGTATGCCGCGTCAGGCAGCCTGAACCTCCACAAACGATGTCACACAGGGGACTTTTAA